DNA from Hwangdonia lutea:
ATTTTTAGAAAAGATTTTTGGCTCGATGCATTTTATATGTTTTTTAATTTCTTCATTTTTGCGATAGCTATCAGTGGTGTTTACAAGTGTTTGGAAGTCTTGTTTTTAGAGTTTAATATTACTGTAAAATCCTTGGCGATTATCGACATAGCAACCATTCCTATGTGGAGTCAATTGTTGGTTTTCTTTGTATTCCAAGATTTTGTTCAATGGTTTACACATGTATTATTGCATCGCTATAATGTGTTATGGAAGTTTCATAAAGTGCATCATTCCGTAAAGGAAATGGGTTTTGCGGCACACTTGCGTTACCATTGGATGGAAAATATTTTTTATAAACCGCTAAAGGTTTTGGTGGTGATGCTCTTAGGTGGTTTTGAACCCGAGCAAGCCTTTATTGTTCATTTTATAGCCATAACCATTGGCCACTTGAACCATTCCAATATAAAATTAACGTACGGCCCTTTAAAATATGTTTTTAACAATCCGGTGATGCATTTATACCATCATGCGTACAGCCTACCAAAAGGCAGAAATTACGGTGTTAACTTTGGCATTAGTTTAAGCTTATGGGATTATATTTTTAAAACCAATTACGTGCCTGAAAAAAGCGGCACCATCGAATTGGGGTATGCAGACGATTCTAAAATGCCCAAAAGTTTTTTAAAGCAATTGTTTTATGGGTTTAAAAAGGGTGATTAGTTTAGCGTTTTCGCAACCGCTTCTACTTCATCTAAAACCCGCAATAAATTACCGCTCCAAAGCATTTCTATTTCTTCTTCGGTATAGCCACGTTTTACCAATTCTAAAGTTACATTAAAGGTTTCAGACGCATCGCTCCAACCTTCTATACCGCCACCGCCATCAAAATCGCTACTAATGCCAACGTGCTTGATGCCTAATTTTTCAACTAAATAATCAATGTGATTTACAAAATCTTCAAGACTCACATCTTTTGGAAAATCTTTTATTTTTGATATTTTTTCATTAACAATATCGGGAATAGCATTCCAATCTGGATTGGCTTTTAATGCTGCTTGGGTTTCTTTATCGAGATTTCTAAATGCCCATCGGCCATACCATTTTAGCCCTAACGAATCTGCCACTTGATGCCTTAATTTATTTAATGCAGCTTGTCGTGCCTCATTTTTTTCAGTATTCAAATACGCCCTAAACGCTACGGTTTGTACAACACCGCCGTTTTGTTTCATCCATTCCAATTGCTCGTCGTCTAAATTTCGACTGTGATCGCACAAGGCTCTAGCCGATGAATGTGATGCTATTATAGGGGCTTTGCTCAGCTCAACCATATCTTGCATGGCTTTTTTTGATGGATGCGACACATCAATCATCATTCCCAAACGGTTCATTTCCTTAACCACTTCTTTCCCCAAATCGCTTAATCCGTTGTGCAACCAAACATCATCGGCTTCTCCGGTATTACTATCACATAATTGGCTATGGCCGTTATGCGATAACGACATATAGCGCGCTCCGAGGTTGTAGAATTTTTTAACATTTTTAATGTCCAATCCAACAGGGTAGCCGTTTTCAATGCCAATCATAGCTACTTTTTTGCCCGATTTATGGATACGTCGCACATCATCGGATGTTGTTGCCAATTCAATATCATTTGGTGCAATTTCATTTGTTAATTTATGAATCGCATTAAACTTCGCCATGGCATTATCATAGGCTTTTTTATAACCGGAGTCCGTTAAAGAATCTTGACCCGTGTAAACAATAAACCAAGCCACATCCAATCCGCCCGCTTTCATTTTGGGCAAATTGACTTGCGATTCTAAATTTTGGGTGTAATTTATCGAGTCTGTAAAATTCTTCACATTTATATCGCAATGGGTATCTAAAGTGATCACACGCTCGTGGATTGCTTTGGCGCGCTCCATTACAGAAAGTGTTTCGTCGGTTTTTTTGGAGTTGTTTTTACAAGCCATAAGCATAAATAATGCGCAGAATAATAAATTAGTGGTTTTCATTTTTTTTTGGTGTCAGTTTTAAAAAGTGAAAGTACAAAAACTAATACACTTTTATAAATAGCTTATAATCAGTATATTTAATAAAATATTCGATATATGCTGTATAGAATTTTTGTGGTAATTGTGATTTATTCATGGCTGCTTAGCTGTGAAAAAGAAGTAAAGGTGAAGGAAATTTATGATTGGAAAACCATACAAGTTACGGCAACCGCTTATAACTCGTTGGCGTATCAAACCAATTCCAATCCGCAAATAACAGCGTTTGGCGATAGTTTAAAACCAGGTTTAAAATATATTGCGGTGTCGAGAGATCTTTTAAAAATGGGATTAAAACACAATACACCCGTTAAAATTGAAGGTTTTGAGGGCGTGTATTTAGTGAAGGATAAAATGAATAGGCGTTGGACAAACCGCATCGATATTTATATGGGAGTTGATGTAAAAGCCGCAAGAAACTGGGGCAAAAAGAAGATTTCTATTTCTTACGGAATTCTTAAAAAAACAGAGTAAATCTTACTTTGTGAGCGCTTCTGATAAAATAAACGGATAAGCCTCTTTTACTTTTTTCAAATCTGTTTTCGATAAATTGTCAACTTCTTTTTTAAGTATGTTTTGGCTGTAGATTTGTCGTAATTCGAAATACGCTTTCGTTAATTCGTCTTGTACCGCTATAAATTGTTGGTAGCTGGTTTGCTTGCCAGTTTGAAGTGAAACGACAGCCTTTTTAGGATGATCTGATGCATTTTCAGATTGTGCCCCGTTGCAATAATTACAGCTTGCATCGCCGTTATTATCAATAAAATTCTTAGTGGCTTCTTTTAAATCTTCCAAGGCAATCAGTTCATTTTCGAGCATGATTTCATTGTTGTTATTAATCATAATACGCAAAATGTTGCGTTCGTTAATGGGAACATTAGTCGGAATTTCACTGTATTTTGGCAACATTCTGTTAATGCCTTTGTCTTTTGGAATGGTTGCGGTAACTAAAAAGAAAATAAGTAATAAAAATGCGATGTCTGCCATAGACCCCGCATTCACTTCGGGAATTAATTTAGAGTGTCTCATGTTTGTGGATTTATTGTTAATACAAAAAGAATTCCCGTGGCTCCGCCTCGAGGTTTCCATTGAAATTGTCATTCCCGTGAAAACGGGAATCTAATTGAAATCCACAAAAACAATACCACTTTTCAGAGATTAAATTTAATGGGCATATCGCTTGGTGCCTTTCCAAATAACACCTTTTGAATTGGTGAAACTCAAAACACGCCTGCTGAATAATAAATTTTCTTTGGTGATGGAGCCCAAATGTTTTGATATTTTGATTGCTGTTCGCATGACTTTTTCTGATTGATGATGATGAATTTAATTGAAAGACGTTACACTACCTGTAACGTCTTTTGGTGTTCCAGTGGTTGCTTTTTGTACTGTTTAAAGTGCCACTTAATTGATTGTTGTTTAGAGTTCTCATGATTGTTGTTTTTTAATTGATTAATGATTTTTTTGTTAAGCAAATATCTTTTAAAATAATGCTGATTGGTAATTTAAATACCTGAATTGTTGTTTAATGGTGCTGAGATGTTAATTATCTGTAACGTCTTTTAGTGTTCCATTGGTTGCTCTTTGTACGGTTTAAAGTACCGCTTAATTGATTGTTGTTTAAAGTTCTCATGATTGTTGTTTTTTAATTGATTTATACTAAGTAGACGACAAAAATTAAATTTTGTTACAGTACTATGCATAACATACTAATAAATTAACATATTTTAACTATTTTATCAGGGTGGAAGGTAGGTCTGTTATGTATTTATAGACCTTATTATATGTTTAGGAATGGTTTTTGCTTAAATTAATGCTAAATTACATTTGTAATAAGTAGAATTACAGATAAATATAATAGCTTTGAAAGCCCATAAATTGCATACCAATAATAATTGCAGTGTAAAACAGCAATTTGTTATATTTTTTAAATAAATGAAAACCTATTTTTATTTTTTAGTATTATGTTTTTTTGCTTTATCAGCAAACGCTCAAATAGATAGTAAAAATAAATCTACGTCTATTCCCGCCGTTGAAAGCAAAAAAGATTCGGTTGATACCAAGTCGTTGTTACCATCAAAACCTATTGAAAACAATACGATAAATGGGATGTCTGTCCCTAAAACCACGGCGTCTTTAAACTTTCCTAAAAAAGAGTTTTCCATGTTTGGTGAAAAATTTGGAAATCCGGGGGAATTGTATGAAGATAGATTCAATAAAAAATCGAAAGACCTTAAAACAGAAATGGGGCTTGGTGCCAAAGGAAGCACAACCGACCAGTATTTTGGAGACTTTAAAACCAAATCGAAATTTGTTAGGGTGGTATATCGGGACTTTGGTTTACAAGACGGTGATTATATTCGAGTATTGGTAAATGATGAAATTATAGAGTATCGTGTGCTTTTAACAAATAGCACAAAAGGGTTTAGATTGGACTTAAAAGAAGGGTTTAACAAAATAGATTTTTTGGCTTTAAATGAAGGTTACTCTATGCCCAATACAGCCGAATTCCATGTTATTGACGATAAGGGCAATGTTATAGCTGGTAACCAATGGAATCTTTCTACGGGTGTAAAAGCAACTATTATTGTGGTTAAGGAATGATTTGTTAAACAATCCCATCAATCAAACGCAATTCCTCTTCATTAAAGTTTAGATTGTCCAACGCTTTCACATTCTCTTTTAATTGATTTGCAGAACTAGCTCCAATTAAAACCGATGCAACTTGCTTCTTCCTTAAAATCCAAGCAATGGCCATTTGCGATAGTTTTTGTCCGCGTTCTTCCGCTATAGCGTTTAATTGTTTTATTTTTTCAGTATGGTTTGTAACAGTTTCTTTGTTTAAAAACGTTAAATCTTTGGCGGCTCTAGAGTTTTCCGGAATGCCTTTTAAATACTTATCGGTAAGCATACCTTGAGCCAATGGCGAAAACGCAATACAGCCCACGCCGTTGTCTTCTAAAGTATCTAAAAGCCCATTTTCAATCCAACGGTCAAACATAGAATATCTGGCTTGGTGCAAAATAAAAGGTACATTCAAATCCTTCAATATTTTAGAGGCCTTTTGAGTCGCTTCTGGTTCATAATTTGAAATCCCAACATATAAGGCTTTGCCTTGACGAACAATATCTGCCAAAGCGCCCATGGTTTCCTCCAATGGAGTATTTGGATCTGGTCTGTGATGATAAAAAATATCGACATAGTCTAGTCCCATGCGTTTTAAACTTTGGTCTAAACTTGAAATGAGATATTTTCTTGAACCCCAATCTCCATAAGGTCCCGGCCACATATCGTAACCCGCTTTTGTTGCGATAAATAATTCGTCTCTGTAAGCCTTAAAATCTTTTTTAAAAAGGGTTCCGAAATTTTCTTCGGCAGAGCCATACGGAGGTCCGTAATTGTTTGCCAAATCAAAATGGGTAATGCCCAAATCGAAGGCGCAACGTAAAACGGCTCTGGCATTTTGCAAGTTATCAACAAAACCAAAATTATGCCACAACCCTAGTGAAATAGCCGGAAGCAGTACGCCACTTTTTCCCGATCTATTGTATTTCATAGTGTCGTATCGTTGTGAATCGGCATGATAAGATGCTGTTTTAGCTTTGTCGTTTGTTTGCATGTTTTCAAATTAAAAAGTCGGATAAAAATATGAATTTGTTTTCAGTAATAGCGGATTCTTATTCAATTTTAATACCGTGTAAAAACAAAAAGGCCTCTTAAAAATTTAAGAGGTCTTTTTAAATATAATTAAAATAATAATCTAATCTTTTAAAGGCTGTTTAACCTCCTGTTTTAAATGTTTGGCATAAAAACCCATCATCGCTTTGTAAAGTGCAATGGAGTTTTCTTCTTTAGCAAATCCGTGACCTTCATCGTACTTTACCATATAGGGCACATCGACTCCCTTGGCGCGTAAAGCTTCAACAATTTGATCGGATTCATCGATGTTTACCCGAGGGTCGTTTGCACCTTGCACCACAAAAAGCGGTTTCTTTATTTTATCAATATGGAATACAGGCGACACTTCATCCATAATGGCTTTTTCTTCTGGAACATCCAAATCATACCAAATCTCTTTGATAATTTTTAGGTATGGTTTCCAATAAGCTGGCATACTTTCCATAAAGGTGTATAAGTTTGATACCCCAACATAATCCACACCGCAAGCATATAAATCCGGAGTTTTTGTTAGGCCACGTAAAACGGCATATCCGCCATGGCTACCACCGTATATAGCGGCGTTATCTTTATCAACCCAACCTTTATTGATTACATATTGCAAGCCATCTTCTACATCGTCCATAGCTTTTCTGCCAATTTGTTTAAAACCGGATTCTAAAAACTCCCGTCCGTAGCCACCAGAAATTCTAAAATTTACTTGCAGCGTTGCATAACCACGGCTTGCAAAAAGTTGTGCTTCTGGATTAAAACCCCAAGAATCCCTTATGCCTTGTGGCCCACCGTGTGGATTTACAATTACAGGTACTTTTTCTCCGTTTAAAGCGGCTTTTGGCAAGGTGATATATCCGTGAATGGTTTTGCCGTCTCTACTTTTAAACGTAATGGGGCGCATTTCGGCCATATCACTTTCAATAAGATTTGGCATTAAATTGTAGAGCAATTTAAATGTGTCTTTTTTAGCATCGTACGCGTAATAAGTTCCGTATAATTTATCGCTTTGTATAAAGATTAAATACTTGCTTTCATCATCCGTTACATCCGGAATGGAATAATTATATCCCGGGAATTTAGTGGTGATTCTTTCGTGTAATTTTTTAAAATAATCACTTACCGGAACAATATTTCTTTTTTCACCTTCATAAGAGAAATAATCCAATTCGTAACCTCTGTGTCTTGACAATCCTAAACTGGATACATCGTATTTATCGTTCGAAAATAACTTTTTAATCACCTTATCCTCTTTTAAATCGTAAAGATAGATTTGCGTTTTATCGCTATCTAAATTTGAAATTACATAGGCTTCATGCGGATTG
Protein-coding regions in this window:
- a CDS encoding sterol desaturase family protein, coding for MNYLEAFKTAFLDTLNWTWDSITFNVPWYTNYFWGLIVISLVIWALEIVFPWRKNQSIFRKDFWLDAFYMFFNFFIFAIAISGVYKCLEVLFLEFNITVKSLAIIDIATIPMWSQLLVFFVFQDFVQWFTHVLLHRYNVLWKFHKVHHSVKEMGFAAHLRYHWMENIFYKPLKVLVVMLLGGFEPEQAFIVHFIAITIGHLNHSNIKLTYGPLKYVFNNPVMHLYHHAYSLPKGRNYGVNFGISLSLWDYIFKTNYVPEKSGTIELGYADDSKMPKSFLKQLFYGFKKGD
- a CDS encoding dipeptidase; translated protein: MACKNNSKKTDETLSVMERAKAIHERVITLDTHCDINVKNFTDSINYTQNLESQVNLPKMKAGGLDVAWFIVYTGQDSLTDSGYKKAYDNAMAKFNAIHKLTNEIAPNDIELATTSDDVRRIHKSGKKVAMIGIENGYPVGLDIKNVKKFYNLGARYMSLSHNGHSQLCDSNTGEADDVWLHNGLSDLGKEVVKEMNRLGMMIDVSHPSKKAMQDMVELSKAPIIASHSSARALCDHSRNLDDEQLEWMKQNGGVVQTVAFRAYLNTEKNEARQAALNKLRHQVADSLGLKWYGRWAFRNLDKETQAALKANPDWNAIPDIVNEKISKIKDFPKDVSLEDFVNHIDYLVEKLGIKHVGISSDFDGGGGIEGWSDASETFNVTLELVKRGYTEEEIEMLWSGNLLRVLDEVEAVAKTLN
- a CDS encoding 3D domain-containing protein, which codes for MLYRIFVVIVIYSWLLSCEKEVKVKEIYDWKTIQVTATAYNSLAYQTNSNPQITAFGDSLKPGLKYIAVSRDLLKMGLKHNTPVKIEGFEGVYLVKDKMNRRWTNRIDIYMGVDVKAARNWGKKKISISYGILKKTE
- a CDS encoding ExbD/TolR family protein, giving the protein MRHSKLIPEVNAGSMADIAFLLLIFFLVTATIPKDKGINRMLPKYSEIPTNVPINERNILRIMINNNNEIMLENELIALEDLKEATKNFIDNNGDASCNYCNGAQSENASDHPKKAVVSLQTGKQTSYQQFIAVQDELTKAYFELRQIYSQNILKKEVDNLSKTDLKKVKEAYPFILSEALTK
- the mgrA gene encoding L-glyceraldehyde 3-phosphate reductase codes for the protein MQTNDKAKTASYHADSQRYDTMKYNRSGKSGVLLPAISLGLWHNFGFVDNLQNARAVLRCAFDLGITHFDLANNYGPPYGSAEENFGTLFKKDFKAYRDELFIATKAGYDMWPGPYGDWGSRKYLISSLDQSLKRMGLDYVDIFYHHRPDPNTPLEETMGALADIVRQGKALYVGISNYEPEATQKASKILKDLNVPFILHQARYSMFDRWIENGLLDTLEDNGVGCIAFSPLAQGMLTDKYLKGIPENSRAAKDLTFLNKETVTNHTEKIKQLNAIAEERGQKLSQMAIAWILRKKQVASVLIGASSANQLKENVKALDNLNFNEEELRLIDGIV
- a CDS encoding S9 family peptidase: MKTTVLKFSGALFLFLGMVTQVNAQDIVGAWEGKLAVQGTEIPLVFNVSMEGDTYTSTMDSPSQGATGIPMDVTTFANDTLTIKFNQASIKYVGTFAENTLTGTFYQGPNEMPLTLNKTVKTLPGNTALPTSDADLEKLANWDPTNYKYSVEDYFAKPKARSFSFSPNGTYLSYREKDDNKKNHVYVKHLETEEVTRVIEEKEELIRGFGWANDSRLIYVMDKGGNEDYHLFAVDVDGKNQKELTPFDGVKVNILNGLKEDKDHMIISMNKNNPQIFEPYKINIVTGELKQLYKNEDAANPINGYEFDKDGNLRGFAKLRDGVNIDLYYTTDGENYEVKKQLSWKDTFSIISFNYASDNPHEAYVISNLDSDKTQIYLYDLKEDKVIKKLFSNDKYDVSSLGLSRHRGYELDYFSYEGEKRNIVPVSDYFKKLHERITTKFPGYNYSIPDVTDDESKYLIFIQSDKLYGTYYAYDAKKDTFKLLYNLMPNLIESDMAEMRPITFKSRDGKTIHGYITLPKAALNGEKVPVIVNPHGGPQGIRDSWGFNPEAQLFASRGYATLQVNFRISGGYGREFLESGFKQIGRKAMDDVEDGLQYVINKGWVDKDNAAIYGGSHGGYAVLRGLTKTPDLYACGVDYVGVSNLYTFMESMPAYWKPYLKIIKEIWYDLDVPEEKAIMDEVSPVFHIDKIKKPLFVVQGANDPRVNIDESDQIVEALRAKGVDVPYMVKYDEGHGFAKEENSIALYKAMMGFYAKHLKQEVKQPLKD